The genomic region GACATATTCTTGTAGGAAAGCACAGCCACAATGGCTATCAATTAAGTGATATCGTAGAGGTAAAACTTATAACAGTACAACCTTTTGCCGGTGCGTTATGCTTTGAGCTGTTAACACAACCTCGACCACTAGCCTTTTCATCTAAATTTTATTATAAAAGCAAATTCATAACAAAAAAACAAAAACACGCTTTTTATAGAAAAAAGAATCTTCAATAAGACCAAAAAATATTATTATAATTTTTTATCTCATAAAATCAAATATTAATAATTAGGAAGATCTCTACTAATATAGCTATTATCATAATAAAAAAATTGAATCCTTACAATAATTCTTTGCGTGTAATCGTAGAAGCAATTACAATTATTGGTACAGTTTAAATAGCCTCGAAAATGGGACAACAACTTGTTTCACTTCTCATGAAAGAAAAAGGTATTTCAATTTCCCCCCCCCTGTAGATTTGGTTATTTTAAAATTTATATTACATTTCACTATGACAGTTCTGTTTATTCTGTAGAGTTTTGGATAAACAGTTATACTCCACCTAAAAAGCGTGGTTTAATACTTTCCATTTATGCTATGCAGGAACACGAGGATTTATACATTGGATGAAATGAAAATAAATCTGCACAATTTATGACAACATTCGCACTGGGTAATATTTTCTTCTTGTGAGTTGCGCTCTCTTAGGTTTTGTTGAAACTTTTATGATATCATGAATAACAAAACAGCAATGTTTTTTGATATTTGCTCTCTTTCTTCTTAGAAGTGTATCTTTCGGTCTTTATACAATTTGACTCACACACCTAGATGCACATTTTAAAGAACATGAACTTGCTCACGCTAATTTTGCTTTCACTTTTTGTTATGAAATCAAATACGTATTGGACAAGCTTTTATTGCTCAAAACATGGATGTCTTCAAACTCTTTGATTTTTAACCGCTACGATTTATTTTTTGGCTTATATGTGATTTTGATGTTTGTATAACTTATAAGGAAATTAATCTGCTCTTGACTTTTTTTATAACTTCCTTAGTGTTGCCGCAAAATTTAATTACATTAAAAATAGATTTTGATAACAAAATGATGTTGTTTTCGATAAAAATAGGAAACTTAAATTATGGCTAAGGCAGCAACTATTAAGATCAAGCTTCTGTCAACTGCAGATACTGGCTTTTTCTATGTAACAAGAAAAAACAGTCGTACAATGACAGATAAAATGAGCAAGCGTAAATATGATCCAGTCGTAAAAAAACATGTCGAATTTAAAGAAACAAAAATTAAATAACAGGTCATATCATTTGACTCACATGGTGGTTTTACAAACTAGAAAAATGTGAGTTTTTACTTTTCAAATTTTTTTGTTTTTTAGTAAAAAAGACAATCTATTTATAATTTGTGCGTTGTTTATAGAATGGAGTGATTTGTTTTTTAATTGTTTATCTAAATTATGGTCATAAAACTTGTTGCAATAGTGTATGTGACCTATTTTAATATGTAAAATAATTGCATATAATGAAGCTTTCCCCATGATAATGGGGGGTATGAGGGGAATAGAAGTTTTTTACAAAAATTATAAGTAATTTTCGCTAAATTGAACGTATTATAGTAGTATTTCTTTTAATTTCATGAAAAATTTTTTTCTCTATTTAAATCAAAAAAGTTTTAATCTAAAAATTATTGGCTTTGCTATTTTCATTGTGATTGCCATTGTAACGGTTTGCTTTAAATACACCCAAACATCCCCTCAAAAAGGAGATCTTTCTTCTAAAACAATGATAAAAGGGCATGCATCAATTATTGATGGTGACTCAATCATAATTTCTTCTGTTATGATTCGTCTTATAGGAATTGATGCTCCTGAACTCCAGCAATTTTGTGGTAAAAATGAAACTCGTTATCCATGTGGGCTCGAAGCAAAAAAATATTTAAAAGAACTCATAGCAAATGAGCCTGTTACGTGTTATTGGAATAAAAAAGATAAATATCATCGTGTTCTTGCAACATGTAAAACAAAACAAATCAGTAATATCAATGCAACGCTTGTACGTAACGGTTGGGCTGTAAGCTATTATGACGATTATACTAAAGAAGAGCGAGAAGCAAAAGAGAAAAAAAAGGAATGTGGCAATCACACTTCCAACGTCCAAGAGAATGGAGAAAAGCACATCCTCGAACAGAGTAGAAAATATTCTTTAATTTTCTTTGCCAATGAAAAAACCATACCGTAGCCAAATTATCGAACTTGAAAAAAAAATTTATTCGTGTCGTGTTTGCAGCCAACAGCCACTTTATCTTCCTCCTCTTTCTCATGAAGCAAAACCTGTAGTTTATTTATCCAATACAGCTTTGATTGCAATCGCAGGACAAGCACCAGGGTTGCGTGTTCATGAAACTTCTATCCCTTTTAATGACCGTTCTGGTAAAAGATTGCGTGATTGGCTAAATGTCACGGAAGAAGAATTTTATAATAGATCTCTCTTTGCTATTGTTCCTATGGGATTTTGTTTTCCAGGCTATGATAAAAATAATTCTGATTTGCCGCCAAGACGTGAATGTCGAGAAATATGGCATGAAAAAATATTTCAAGCAATGCCACAAATAAAGCTGGTACTTGCTATTGGAAGTTATGCGCAAAAGTGGCATATTATAGGATTAAAACATAAAACTGTTTCAGCAACCGTCAAAGATTGGAGGAATATTCTTTCCATACATCAACCTAGAGGTTATAATGTCATGCCTTTACCTCATCCGTCATGGCGAAATACTTTTTGGTTACAGAAAAATCCATGGTTTAACGATGAGCTTGTTGTATATCTGCGCAGTTTAGTGCGTAAATTTTTATAAACTGAATATTGAGAAAAAATATGGATCGTCTTGATCGTAAAATTTTACATCTTTTACAAGAAAATGCTACACTTTCTGTTGCTGATATTGCTAAAAAAGTTGGGCTTTCAACCACTCCTTGCTGGCGCAGAATTCAAAAACTTGAAGAAGATGGTGTTATTCAACGTCGTGTTGCCGTTCTTTCCCCAGAAAAAGTAAATGCTCATCTTACTGTATTTGTTTCTATCCGCACCAATACACACAGCCATGAATGGTTTAAGCGTTTTTCAAAAATTGTTCAAGAATTCCGCGAAGTCATTGAATTCTATCGAATGAGTGGAGATATTGATTATTTATTGCGTATTGTTGTTCCCAATATTGAAGCTTATGATCTTTTTTATAAGAAATTAATTGCTAAAATTGATATCTGTGACGTTTCATCTTCTTTTGCAATGGAACAAATTAAATATACAACAGAACTTCCACTCAATTATATAAAATTGCAAGACAAAACGAGCGAATAAAATTCTTAAAACTTTCTAACATATTATTATCGCTTTAAGCGATTAAGTTTTCTTGCTCAAAAAGCGCCATTTGTGCATGTGTTAAAACAGCAGCTTTGACGATACCAGCTGCAATAGCTGCTCCTGCTCCTTCACCAAGGCGTATTTGTAGATCTAAAATTGGTTCTTTATCAATCTTTTTTAAAAGTTTACGATGTGCTTTCTCAGATGAAACATGTCCAACAAGGATATGATCAAGTGCTCTTGGATGCATTTTATAAAGAATTGCAGCTGCTGCTGTTGTTACAAAACCATCTAAGATAACCGGCACTTTTTCCATTCTTGCTGCCAAAATAGCACCAACCATAGCAGCAATTTCACGGCCTCCAAGGCGTCGCATTATTTCAAAGGGATCATGAAAATGATCTTTATGTAAAGAAATTGCTGTCTTAACGGCGGCTATTTTACGCTGATAAAATTCTCCCTCCGAG from Bartonella birtlesii IBS 325 harbors:
- the rpmG gene encoding 50S ribosomal protein L33 — protein: MAKAATIKIKLLSTADTGFFYVTRKNSRTMTDKMSKRKYDPVVKKHVEFKETKIK
- a CDS encoding uracil-DNA glycosylase family protein, whose amino-acid sequence is MKKPYRSQIIELEKKIYSCRVCSQQPLYLPPLSHEAKPVVYLSNTALIAIAGQAPGLRVHETSIPFNDRSGKRLRDWLNVTEEEFYNRSLFAIVPMGFCFPGYDKNNSDLPPRRECREIWHEKIFQAMPQIKLVLAIGSYAQKWHIIGLKHKTVSATVKDWRNILSIHQPRGYNVMPLPHPSWRNTFWLQKNPWFNDELVVYLRSLVRKFL
- a CDS encoding Lrp/AsnC family transcriptional regulator, producing MDRLDRKILHLLQENATLSVADIAKKVGLSTTPCWRRIQKLEEDGVIQRRVAVLSPEKVNAHLTVFVSIRTNTHSHEWFKRFSKIVQEFREVIEFYRMSGDIDYLLRIVVPNIEAYDLFYKKLIAKIDICDVSSSFAMEQIKYTTELPLNYIKLQDKTSE